ATCTAACTTGCTCTAATCTTCATGTTGCAGCTAATGATCAAGGTGTATGACCAGTAGACCAACTGGGAGAAACGCACAAGGACCATTACATACGCTCAGCAACGAAGAACTCGCAAGATTAGAACGAACGAACAGACAACAACCAAGACCGATGAACACCACAATGGGTGATCACGATACTCAAGGCGATCTCGCTGCAGCTATGGCACTCATGCAGCAAACAATGAACGCACGCGAACAAGCCGCTCAGGCGGCAGCTGAACTCGCCGCacagcagcaacaacagcaaGGCGTTCCGATAGGAGAAGTCAACCTACCTCGAAAATTCCCTACTACTCGCTCTGCCATGAACCCTCCTCCATGTCAGATACAAGACTTCGAGATTAAACCCGCTTTCATCACCTTAGTGCAGAGGAAGATGTTCAATGGTCTCCCGGATGAAATACTAGTGGACCATATTGAGAATTTTGAAAGGGTTTGCGGATTTACTCAAGCGAATGGTGTGCCACCAGACTACATCAAGTGCACATTGTTCCCATTTTCTCTTGACGGGAAGGCCGCTAGATGGTTAGATTCTCTCCCGACTGGCTCTCTGACTACATGGAAGAAGGTCCGATCAGCCTTTCTGAGAAACTTCTACATGAAGGCAAAGACTGCTGCCTTGAAGAACAAGATCTCCACGTTTAAACAGATCCATGATGAACCATTCTGTGATGCATGGGAGCGCTTCAACACCTACCGTAGGGAATGACCTCACCATGGGTTCGACAACGAATACCTTTTGGGAGTGTTCTATGATGGAGAAATCTTAGAAGCGCAAAATTAACTTGACTGCTCGAGTAATGGAGATTTCATGACTCAGACGACTGAAGGAGCTTTCGCACTAATCGAGAATATGGCTGCAAGCTTAGCTAATAAGAACGCAGACACTGACCGCTCCATGAAGGTCAGCAGTGTCGGCACTTCAAGGATGGATGAGCTATCAGCCAAGATGGACCAGTTGATTATGAACAATCAGAATCCGATTTTCATCATGGAAGATTCATTATTAGAGCAGAGCGTCAAGGACACTGCATTGGATACTGTAACCCCGCAGAGGACCAGCAAGATGTGAGTTATGTCAATGGGCAAGGATGGCAGTTTAACAACTATCACCCAAACCCTAATGTCAGGAACAATCCACATTTGTTTGGTCACAACACCAAAGCAGACAATCCTGACAGGGCATAAAACACGGGATATCAGAAGTCCTACCCTCAAAACTTCTCAAGATGAACATTTGTACTCAGCAACTCAGGAAATCAACGTCAGAACTTTAAAGCGTAAAACAACCCGCAGACTGCTCCGCATGATGAGCTGAAAAGCCTAGCCATGATGATGCAGCAGCTCTTGCAAGGTCAGCAGGCAAGGCATGGCACTGAATCAAGTAACAACGGACATCAACGCCAGGATGAATAACGTGTTCAACGACCTGAGTACCAAGTACGACAATGTCGCCAGCCACATGAGGTGGATGGATGTTCAGATTGCTCAAACTGCCAAGAGTGTTAAGAGGCAGCAAGGCAGGCTTCCTGGAAAGACAGACAAAAAGCCTAAGGAGTGATATAAAGTTGGGTTGAGGAGTGGGAGACAGCTGACTGATCCAGTACCGAAGAAGTTCACAGCAGCCGAATAAGGAAAACATAAAGAGTCAGAGCAATCGCCTTCAGAAGCTCCAGCCGCTGATAACGATTCAGAACAGTCTGTCGAGGTTGATCCTTCTAAAACAGAACAGCCTGCTGAGGTTGTTCAACCACGCACTGAGCCTGTTCCTGTTCGCAAATACACACCCAAGGTGCCATATCCCGTTCCGGCAAAAGCTACTCGTAAGGATCGAGAGGAGATGAAATGCAAGAAGATGCTGGAAGACTTGACCATCAAGCTTCCCTTGATTGATGCGATCCAAATGATGCTTTATATGCGCAGCCTGATGAAGGGATTGATCTTCGTGAAAATATCGGAGGACAGTGATTTCATGATCGTTTCTAAGAAATGCAGCTCAGTGCTTCAGAACAAGACAATCAGGAAACTGGGTGATCCGGGCAAGTTTGTTCTCTCGTTGCAGATTGGGAGAACAGTCTTCTCGTGTTCTCTGGTTGATCTTGGATTGAGCGTAAATCTCACACCATACTCTATAGCAAGACGTTATGTTCCAATCTCATACCATACTCTTTAGAACGTTATCATaaacttgacagtagcaagggTTCATCTTTATATTTGTTACGGTTTATCTTTTATTCTTCATCTTGATTGTTTTCAATGCTAGATTTGGATTGATAACCTTGATAATCTAGAACATAGGATAATTGGTAGACACGACAATGTTATTGACTGCCTTAAATAATCTTTATGAGCAAAATAACAATTCACCAAAAAATTTCGTTTAGGGATTTAGTGAACATGatcttaattattttcttaattgttTGAATTCGCAGAGAAATTTAGCATTCTAGAATCTATACATAAATAGTTTCTACTGCTAAAACTTATTGATTGATTGCAGTGATTTGAGTTACAGAACTATTCTTCATAAACCATGGAATCTGTTAACTGCAATTCTAAATTACCTGATTGATTTTCCTAGATATACTGCTTTTATTCCATAGTCTTACAACAGTTTAATTTACTGTCTTTCATGCTTTCTATTTGTTGCCTAGCTTTAATCTGATAGCCTATAGTCTATTGTGTAATCAATTCCATGTGGATTCGATCTCTAAGTATTACAGCTGACGCTATGAAAGGCTTAATTGGAGCATATCAACCAGTATTGTGTCATATCGGGCAGCGCatgaaagaagaaaatgatgtcCCAACTGCTTAAGGAGATAATATATTGGCTCTTccgtgggaaccgaaattcgcactgtcatTTTTAGTTAAT
The Brassica napus cultivar Da-Ae chromosome A1, Da-Ae, whole genome shotgun sequence DNA segment above includes these coding regions:
- the LOC106404121 gene encoding uncharacterized protein LOC106404121, producing the protein MALNQVTTDINARMNNVFNDLSTKYDNVASHMRWMDVQIAQTAKSVKRQQEAPAADNDSEQSVEVDPSKTEQPAEVVQPRTEPVPVRKYTPKVPYPVPAKATRKDREEMKCKKMLEDLTIKLPLIDAIQMMLYMRSLMKGLIFVKISEDSDFMIVSKKCSSVLQNKTIRKLGDPGKFVLSLQIGRTVFSCSLVDLGLSVNLTPYSIARRYVPISYHTL